From the Lysinibacillus fusiformis genome, the window GACCTTTTATTAAAGCTATTAACTGAGTGATAGAGGGTTGAATTCCCACGCTGACTCCCACTTCAATACGTTGTTTTTGACCGCCTAATGCCTGTGCAAGTGATTGCTTCGTTTGTTGGGCGTAGATATCCCATACAGCACCTTCAATTGAAGCTTTCGCCATGCAGTTTCGACGAATAGGCGCAAATAAGGAAGTCACCTCATCTGGATGCCCGATCTCTTTATGTAACAAGATGGGTATCAAAAAATCTTGCAGCATATGCCATGTTGTCTTTAATGTTTCTTCTGTATACCAAGGTGCTACAAAAGCAACCGTTTCTCCCCATCCCGTAATCCCTGATTCATCTTTTGCTTCTATTAATAATAATTCCTTTTCATCAACTGTGCCAAAGCTCGTTGTAAATGGTGCTTTCATAGGCATTTTCAAGTGCCTTAATGTAATCTTTTCTAATCTCACAATATTCACTCCCTAGCATTATTATAAGGCTAATAAGGAGCGTCTGACTAACAGATAGCTATGAACATATTCTGGATGTTTCTTCATGCGTACAACAGCATAATCTTGATTAAATAATGTCGTTAAGATTGTACGAATTTTATAACGCCAGTCCTCTGCAAGTTTTGGACTTTCCACTTTCATCTTCTGTAGAGATTGAGGGATCGGTAAGAGATAGGCGTCCTTGTAAAAGGATTGTTCCAACTGAAATGTATTTTCTACATCTAGAACTGGCAATCCGTCGACGGTTAATGTCCAAGGTACAATTTCCTGCGCTAGCTCTTCTAATTCATCAAGGCTATCTGCCATTTGATCACGCTCAATCCACCATTCAACAACTAGCCTATCTGATGGGAGCCCTTCATTAAAATCGTCTCGGAGCGGACCATAGTAATCATTTTCATATTGATAGCTAGTGGCGTTCAATTTTAGAAATGCTAAATTAGCTAAACGTGCTTCTAACGGTTCAATTAACCAGCGGACAAGTTGAAAACCATGCTCTTTTGCATATTCTTGTTGGGCATGCTTCAATAATTCAGCCACACCTTGTTCACGATATGCTTTTTCTACACCAATCATGTGCGAATGCAAGTACATTTCTCTATCTTGATAACCAACAAAGCAATAATTAAAGCCAATTAGCTTTTCGTCTAAATACGCTCCTAATACGATTCCCCCATTTTGTACAGCAGCTAATAATTGATGGGAAGGTATTGCTTGGCTGCCCCATATTTCAGCATTCAATTTTTGGATCTCTGCAATTTCTTTCGGTGTCATTACTTTATGAATTCGCACTTGCTCTAACATTACGCTGACGCCTCCTTTTTATGCCCTGATTCCAAAGCTAATAAAACTGCTCTTGTAAGAATCTCAACTCCTGTGACAAGTCTTGCTTGTTTAAATTTCATTTTCGGATGATGCAACCCGGGAGTTAATCCACAACCCAAGCCTAGCATGGTCGTTTTTAAATGTGGCCGTTTCACAGCATAATGGTGAAAATCCTCTCCACCAGGTGTATGAACTGGCTTTCTTAAATTTGATAACCCAGTAGCCTGTATAATTGCCTGCTCCATCAAATATTGTGCACTTGTATCAACTTCAGCAGCTACGATATTAGCAACCGTACGTAATTCAATCTGTACCTTATGCAACAATTTAGAGGAATCTATTACACGCTTTACTCCTTGTGCTAAATCATCCATTACCTTGTTTTGCTGTGCACGTATATCAATCGTGAACGATGCATTACCTGGAATAATATTGCCTGAATCTCCCCCGGCATGGAATTTCGTCATCTTTACAGATACAGGAACCATAGGATCTGTATGAATGGTTCGCAAATCTTCGATAATTGTTGCACCTACTTCAATCGCATTAGTGCCAAGGTGTGGCCTTGCAGCATGAGCATCCTCCCCAATAATTTCACCTTCAAGTAAGCGAGAGGCACCATGGTATAGGGCTGCACAATAAGTGCCGTCCTCTAGCTCATGAACAGGTCTTACATGGACACCAAATAAATAATCTAAGTCATCAATAACGCCTTCTTCTAAAACGGATAACGCTCCCGTTCCTTTTTCTTCAGCAGGTTGGAAAATAACACGGATTGTGCCATTAAATGATTGCTGTAGTTCTTTTAAAAGTAATAGCGTACCAATGGCCATCGTCATATGTCCGTCATGTCCACATGAATGATTCGCACGGAAATGGCCATCAACTTCTTGCCATAAAGCATCTATATCTGTTCTTAATCCTACTTTCGGATCTCCGTTGCCTACATCCACATATAACCCTGTGGAGTTTTTAAATCGTATAGGAGAAAAGCCTTCCTGCGTTAATAGCTCCACTATATAATTGGTTGTTTCTACTTCATGCCAGCTGATTTCTGGATTCGCATGTAAATACGTAAAAATCTCCATTAATCTTGGCCTCAAATGATCTAACTCTTCTTTCATGGCTTCCAACCCCTTAAATTTTCATATTATTAAAATTATTATAACGAAAATGATAATTATCTACATAGAAACTTATACCCACATTCAGCAAAATAACTACTTACGATAATATATTTCGCTCTCAACTTCTTAGATAGACTTTTATTTAGATAGCAAAAAAAGATGCAAGTACAGCTATTAATAAAACTGTACTTGCATCTTTCATTTAATTAATACCTTTCATCGCTTTCGAAATAATCGGTGAAAGTACTAATATAATAATTCCGACTACAATAGATAAGGTACCTAAGAAGCCAAAGTATGTGAATTCGCTTACAACTTCATAGACCTTAACTAATTGAGCATTAATTGCTTGTGCTGCCGCACTTGTTAAAAACCATAAAGACATCGTTTGTGCTGCGAAGGCCTGTGGTGCCAATTTCGTTGTAGCAGATAGACCAACTGGTGATAATAATAACTCCCCAACAACCACTAAGAAGAATGACAATACTAACCATAAAGGACTCACTAATGTTTCTCCACCAGATAGGTGTGCGGGAATCATCATCACTAAGAATGATAAACCTGCAAAGAACAATGCGTATGAGAACTTACGTGGTGTAGTTGGTTGCTTGTCTCCCCATTTAAGCCATAGCATCGCAAATAATGGTGCCATCGTGATAACAAATAATGGGTTCAATGACTGGAACCATGAAGATTGAAGCTGAATACCACCAATACTTAGCTGTGTACGCTCATCTGCATATGTCGCTAAAATTGTTGCCCCTTGTTCTTGGATAGCCCAGAACATGACCGCTGATAAAAATAAAGGAATATAAGCAAGTAGACGAGACTTTTCATCCTTCGTTGTTTTTTTACTGCGATACATATAAATAAAGAATGCAGTTGGAATTAATACACCTAGGGCCGTAATGATAAAACTGAATACATTCATTGTTAATGTACCTGTTTTAATACCAATAGCACCTAAAATGATAATAAGTAAAGCTGCAATTCCAAATTGTAAAAAGACTTTTTTACGTTCTTCAGGCTTTAATGGGTTATTTACTTGTAAGCCCGCTAAGCCTAAATATTTTTTCTCTGTTAATTTATAGACAATTAAACCAATTAGCATACCCAGACCAGCTAAACCAAAGCCAAGGTGGAAGCTATACTTTTGTCCAATTGTTCCGACAATAAATGGTGCAATGAATGCTCCCATATTAATACCCATATAGAAAATAGAAAAACCTGCATCACGGCGGCTATCTGTTTCAGCATAAATGTCTCCAACAATACTTGAAACGTTTGGTTTTAATAAACCAGTACCCATGACGATAAATGCCATTGAAGCAAATAACATGCTTACACCACCAGGCAATGCTAGCAGTAAGTGACCAATCATAATTAACACGCCACCATAAAAAATGGTTCTTCGTGTTCCTAAAACTCGGTCGGCAATCCATCCACCTATAATACCAGACATATAAACAAGTGAGCCATAGATGGCCATAATAGAGTTTGCTGTTCCGCGGTCTAGACCTAAGCCTCCCTCATGTAATTCGTAATACATAAAGAAGATGAGAATTGCTCGCATACCATAGTACGAGAAACGTTCCCAAAATTCTGTGAAAAACAAAGTAAAGAGCCCTTTAGGGTGTCCAACAAAGCCATTTTGAGGGACAGATTTTACAACTTCATCTTTACTAGACATACAATACCCTCTCCCAATTAAAAATTATTCTCTAAAAATATCATTACCCTAAAATAAGGATAAAAAAACTTTATTTCATCATACTAAAGCGTTTTATAAACTTTAGCAAGAGTTTTAAAAAATGTTGAAAATTTGTCATTTTTCTATAAATTCTGATTGATTATTAGCAAAAATATTAAATCCTTTGATATATCTAAGTTTTCTCACACTTTCTTTTCAAAAAATTAAAACATACTCATTGAATTATTCTAAAATATTTAAAATTCAGATTTATTACTTTGTTTACAAATTTATACTATTTCATTTACAACCTACGGTACACCTTTCACTTTGTTCTAGATTCTACTATTCCCTCTAATCACAAAAAGCATGCCAAAATTTTTTTGGCATGCTTTGGGAAATCCATTTTTTAATTAACAACATAGTGTTGATACTTTGCATAGTCTGCTACTTTTACTTCAAGAGACAATAATGTCCCGTCTTCTTCATAGGCAGTATTAAAAACAGAGGCTTGTTCATTTAAATAAGAAACAACGTTCCCTTGGTCATAAGGTATTAACATGTCACACTTTACATAATGCGAGAAGATGTGTTGACGAATTAACTGTACTAATTCCTCTAAACCAATCCCCTGCTTTGCTGATATCCAAATATTATCTCCACTTACTACAGGATAAGGAACATCCGCTATATCTGCCTTATTGTATACATAGATTGTTGGAATGTCCTCAACACCAACTGCTTTAAGCGTTTCATTCGTCACATTCATCATAAATCCATGCTCAGCATTTGAAACATCCACCACATGAAGTAAAAGGTCAGCATCTCGTGCCTCTTCCAAAGTAGAGCGAAATGCCTTCACTAAATGGTGAGGTAATTTACTAACGAAACCTACTGTGTCTGTCAGTAAAAATGTCTTCTTATCAGGTAGTTCAATCTGACGAACAGAAGTTTCAAGGGTAGCAAAAAGCATATCCTTCTCAAAGACTTGCTTGTGCTCTTCTTGTCCTATTTGTGTGAGCAGTTGATTCATAATTGTTGATTTACCTGCATTTGTATAGCCGACAATCGATACAACTGGAAGTGCATTTTTACGACGCTGTTTACGCTGCGTTTCTCGTTGCTCCTTAACGTGCTCAAGATCCTTTTTAATTTTAGCAATTTGATCTTCAATCTTTCGTCGATCCAGTTCCAACTTTGTTTCACCAGCACCTCGGTTTTTAAAGCCACCTCCAGTACCTCCACCCTGACGACTTAAAGAGGCATGCAAACCTACTAAGCGAGGTAGCATGTATTGAAGCTGTGCTAACTCCACCTGCATTTGTGCTTCACGTGTTTTTGCGCGTCTTCCAAAAATATCTAAAATAAGCATTGTTCGATCAATGACCTTCGTTGCTAAATCACGCTCTAAATTACGGATTTGCGAAGGAGACAATTCATCATTAAAAATAACAAGATTTGCTTGTGCTTCTTCATAAAAATTTTTGATTTCTTCTATTTTACCTGTACCTACATAATGGGAAGGTGTGACACGTTCCAAATTTTGCGTGACAATCCCCACCACTTCTACATGCAAAGCCTCAGCTAAATTTTGTAACTCTTCCATAGAATAGTCAAAATGCTCGTCATTTCGTAAATTTACGCCAACGAGTATGGCCTTTTCAATTAATACATCAACTTCCTTAATTCTATCCATTAGAAACCTCCCACCAAAGCCTGGTGTCCCTACGACAAATTTTCTTCATCTTACCATAAAATACCCTTTTTCGTATCTGAAGAACATCATTCACTTTTCTAAAAAAATGCGCCTCAAGGAAAGGCGCATTTAAACCACATTACTATTTTCTTTCTTCTTTTAGCAATGCTTCTGAGCGTGTGAACTCTTCTTCAATTTCTTTATTTGGTTTAAATGTCAGCATACTGACCACAACCGCAACAATTAAACAAACAAGGAAGCCCGGAACAATTTCGTACAACGCACTTGATAAAGCATCTACTTTACCCCAAATAAACGCGGTTACAGCCCCTGTCACCATTCCGCTAAGTGCTCCATAGTTCGTTAACTTTCTCCAATATAAAGAAAGCAAAATAATTGGCCCGAAAGCGGCACCGAATCCTGCCCATGCAAAGCCAACCAAGCTTAAGATGGAGCTATCTGGATTCCATGCTAGGATTGCTGCAATAATTGCAACAACTAATACAGCCATACGTCCAACAAAAACATAATGTTTATCGTCTGCTGTTTTATTAAATAATGCTTTATAAATATCCTCTACAAGCGCTGAGGATGTTACGATTAATTGGGATGAAATTGTACTCATAACAGCTGCTAAAATAGCCGCCAGCATAATACCTGCTATAAACGGATGGAATAAAATCTGTCCAAGTACAATAAATACTGTTTCAGCATCTTTTAGCTCACCAGCATTTTGCTGATAATAAGCTACACCCACCAAGGCAGTTCCAATAGCTCCAAATAAGCTTAACATCATCCAGCCAATACCAATGCGTCGTGCTTGCTTCGTTTCTTTCACAGAACTAATCGCCATAAAGCGGACAATGATATGAGGCTGTCCAAAATAACCTAGCCCCCAAGCAACTGAAGAAATGATCCCTGCTGCTGTAGCAGTGGCTGGTAATAAATTTAGAAGGTCTGGATTTACGGATTTAATAGATGAAATCGTTTCCCCTATGCCACCTGTTACAAATAAACCAAATATCGGTACCATAATAAGTGCTAAAAACATAATAAGACCTTGTAAGAAGTCTGTATAACTTACCGCTAAAAATCCGCCAAAAAGAGTGTATGCCACAACTACAGCTGACACAATTAATAAGCCTGTATGGTATTCATAACCAAATGAACTCTCGAAAAACTTGCCTCCTGCTACCATCCCTGACGATACATAAAACGTGAAAAATAATAGTATGATGATACCAGAAGCAATCCTAATTAGCTTCGTATTATCCCGTAATCGGTTATCCAAATAACTTGGAATGGTAATGGAATCATTCGTAACCTGTGTGTATACCCGTAAACGTGGTGCAACAAGTAGCCAGTTTAGGTAAGCCCCTATTGTGAGTCCAATCGCAATCCAAGCTTCCACAAGACCTGATAAAAATATTGCACCTGGTAAGCCCATTAGGAGCCAGCCAGACATATCCGCAGCACCAGCACTTAGCGCCGTAACTGCTGGACCCAAAGAACGACCGCCAAGCATATAATCTGTTAAATTGGATGTTTTAACAAATGCATACCAGCCAATTGCTAGCATGGCGACCATATAAATAATAATTGCTAATAATTGATACATGTTATCCGACATATTTTCTCCTCCTTTTAATACTTAGTATCACCAATTCAAAAAGAATTACTATATTTAAGATACCATGAATATACAATTCTACCTATAAATACTCGGAATTTTTATTAAATTATTTCCGAATGCCAAAGTAGACATTGTCTATTATAAAATGTGTTAAACTAGTGCCATCTATTACACAATAAAGTAGGCGAAAATGTATGACATTTGAAGAAATGAAAACTCTGCTCACTGAGCAAATTTTGCAACAACAGCTTGTGACTGCTACAATCAGTCAACCACGTATGAAATCAAACGAAGTAAAACGTGTAAAATTAAAACCATTAATGTTAAAGAATCAGTACCATATACAAATTGAATACCAATATGAACGCATTTTAAAACATGAAAATATTCTATTGGCTCATTTTCCTTCCAAGCTTGACGCCTTATTTGAGGAGTATCGTCAAGCCCATATCGATTTCGTAGATGAAACGGTACATGTGCAATTATCCAAAAAGAATAAAGTCCTTTGGAAATCAGATAAAACGACTTCACCTAAACAAGTCAATTTAGCCCATAATCGTAAAAAAAATCATTTACTTTCAGATGACCAACCCTATCCATTTTTAATTCGACTAGGGGTTCAAACAGAAGAAGGAAAGGTTAAAAAACAAAAGTATGATAAGTTTAAACAAATTAACCGCTTCATTGAATTTATTGATGACGCCTTAACATACTTACCACAGGATCGTCAGGTGCGGATTTTAGATTTTGGTTCAGGTAAATCCTACTTAACCTTTGCTTTGTATCATTATTTAAAAATCGAAAAAGGCTTAGACATTCGTGTTACTGGTTTAGATTTAAAAAAAGAGGTTATTGAAGAATGCTCGAGAATAGCACAGGATTTAGGCTATGACCAGCTAGAATTTCTTGTAGGAGATATCAATGATTATAATGATGAAAGCACTGTAGACATGGTGGTGACACTCCATGCATGCGATGTAGCCACAGATATGGCCTTGGCTCGTGCTGTGAAATGGGGCGCAAGTGTCATTCTAAGTGTTCCTTGCTGTCAGCATGAGTTAAATCGTCAACTAAATACGCCTGCTCTAGATATTATGTTGCAACACGGTCTTGTTCGAGAGCGTTTTGCAGCACTTGCCACAGATGCTATTCGAGCTGAAATTTTATCCCTTGTTGGCTACGAGGCACAGCTTTTAGAGTTTATTGATATGGAGAATACACCTAAAAATATTTTAATTCGAGCATATCAAACAGGTAAAAAACCAAATGAAGAGCAACGTGCCAGCTATGAGGCCTTCTTAAAATTACTCAATGCAACACCATTTTTAGCTAATGAGTTAAAAGAGTACTTATAATGCACTTCTATCAAAATAAAAGGCGATCCAATGTTAATTGGACCGCTTTTTATTATAGCTCTTGTCGCAAAGCTTGAATAACATCGATTTTAGTTGCTTTACGTGCTGGACGGTAGCCTGAAATCATCGCTACGCCAACACTAATGGCCGCTGCAATAATAACTAGTTGCCATGGAATCAGAGAAAATGTAATATCATTTGTTGCGAATGCTTCTTCCCCAGTTGCCGCCTTAAGAATCAATGGTAATGCTGCATTAGCCGCAAAACTGATGGCATATGAGATAATAACTGCAATTAGCGTACCAAAAATACTGATAAATGTACTTTCCATTAAAAACAGCCGTTGAATAAGCTTTGGACTTGCCCCAATTGCCTTTAACACACCAATTTCACGAGTACGCTCTGTGACAGCCATTGTCATTGTATTGAAAATACCAATGGAAGCAATCAACACAGCAATCGTACCTACAAAGATTAAGCCAATTTTTAATACAAGGAAAAATACATTCATTTGATCTAATTGCTCAGTTACTGAATATACGCTATAACCTCTATCTTTTAATTTCTCTAAAATCGGCTTTACATTTTCTAAAGTATCCGCATAAATGTTAAATTCGGAGTAAAATAGCTCATCCTCTGCCATGTTATTACTTGTAGATAAATTTTCAGCTAATACTGCCTTTTGTACCTTATCCATATGAATAGCATTATCAACCATCCAATCATAAGAAGGTTTCTCCATTATGCCAACAATTGTATAGCTCATTTTTTGCGTTTCATCATTTGTGCCAGTGTGAGGAACTAAGGACAGGTCAATATTTTTTCCAATCAATGATTCCTTATAGCCTTCTTCACTGCCATCATAGTAAGTGCCCTCTGCTTCAGCCTTTTTACTCTTTTCCGCAATGAGATTGCGTTCTGTTTCATTTAATAATGTTTGAGCAAAATGATAGCCTACAACAATTTCATTGGATTTTGTTGGATAGTGCCCTTTTGCAAGCTTTCCATTTACCTGCTCAAAGTCCTGCATATTTGACAATATTAAATTAGAAGTTGTATCACGATCCTCAACAAATGATTGCGCGGAAGCATTGACACTAATTGTTTCAAGCACTGTTTCTACATGCTCCATTTTTTTAATTTCTTGTACTTGTTCTTCAGTTAATTGCTTATCGCCATATACTTGAATTTTCGTAACGGTTTCGTTTGACAGAATTTCATTGCGTAAAGACTCCTGTAAGCCAAAACCAACGGATGCTAGCACGATTAGAAAGGCACAGCCCATCGTTGCAGCTAGTATCGTCATAAACACACGCAGCTTGTTTTTCTTGATATGCTGTGTTACAAAACCTAATTGATCCTTAAATAACATGTTAAGCTTCCTCCTTTACAAGTTCTCCATCGTACATGCGGAAGCGTTTATGTGCGATAGTAGCTACTTCTTCATCGTGCGTTATAATGACAAACGTTAGCCCTAATTCACGATTTAAACTTTGAATGAGCAGTAAGATATCCTGCTCGGTTTCTGAATCGAGACTCCCTGTTGGCTCATCTGCAAGTAATATGGGAGGATTTGTAATAAGGGCTCGTGCAATGCTGACACGCTGTTGCTGTCCACCTGACAATTCATTTGGATAATGGTCTGCTACTTCTGTCAAACCAACCTTGTCCATTAATTTTTTTACTTTTTCTTTGCGCATAGCCTTACGCAAACCCTGTAGCTTTAAAGGTAATTCAATATTTTCGAATGCCGTTAAACCAGGCATCAATTGAAAGTTTTGAAAAATAAAACCGAATTGACGTAAACGGAAGGCAGCACTTTCTGTTTCAGTTAGACGGGCTGTTTCCTTTCCATTTACTTTAATAGAGCCCTGTTCAGCTTTCATAAAACCAGCTAAAACTTGTAATAAAGTCGATTTTCCTGAGCCACTTTTACCTACAATGGCAACAATTTCTCCTTTATTGACCTCAAAGTTCACACCTTTCAATACTGGCACTTGCTTTTCCTTCCCTCGTTTTCCAATTAAAAATGTATGCTGTAAGTTTTCAACTTGAATCATTTGCTAATAAACGCTCCTTTCTCATTCATTTTCATTGTAGAAAACAATTCTTAATAAAGAGAGAGGATAAAAATGAAGATATTCTTAAGAATAAGAAGGTACTCTTTTGGTCTCCAAACGAATTTACATTACCTTTACAATTCAAACTCGCTATTTTTATTTTTATTTATCATTTTTTGTGGCTTTATCTGTACTAATAAGCCACCTTTATAGAAAAATTGCCCATTATAACAAGGTTTTATCTGTACCTATAAAAATAAATACAGCTTGACCATCTCATTTTTTGTGAACGAATTGTATATTACAGGAATGTAAATTTTCGTGTCGAATATAAAATTTTTATGTAGATAAATTAAAGATTTTGTTATGATAGTAAAGTTTAGAGGTCGATTAATTTATTTATATCCAGGAGGATTCGATTCACATGCTTAACTCAAAAAAACAAGACCCTTTCTTTATTACATTGCATAAAATTGCTGAAAATATGAGAGAGGCTGTACATTACGCAAATGATTTTCGTATTAACAGTGTGGCTGACCTAAAAGAGATTAGCATTACAATGAAAAATTACGAAACTGCTGGTGATAAGCTTATTCATGAACTGATTGTAATGTTAAACAAATCATTCATGACACCTATTGAACGTGAGGATATTTTAGAGCTTGCCATTCGTATGGATGATGTTTTAGATGGTACAGAACACTGTATTGCGCACTTTGAAATGTTTTCGCTCACTGAGATTGATGAATCTATGCGCATTTTCTTAGGATTTATTTCAAAAAGTGCTGATGAAATAGTCAAAGCGACAGAAGAGTTAAAGAAAAAGAATCTAATTGGCATGCGTCCGCACGCAATTCTTATTAAAGACTATGAACGTGAATGTGATGAGGTACAACGTACTTCTATTAAGAAGTTATTTTTAAATGAAAAGGATCCAATCCGCCTCATTAAATTTAAGGATATTTATGAACAACTTGAAGATATCGCTGATCATTGTCAAAACGTAGCAAATACTATGGAAACAATTATCATGCGTAACGCATAATTAGGAGATGGGCACTTTACAATGAACACAATCATTATATTAACCGTACTGGTCGTCATCTTTGCCCTAACATTTGACTTTATCAATGGCTTCCATGATACAGCAAATGCTATCGCAACTTCGGTTTCTACTAGAGCATTGCCGCCTCGCACGGCAATCATCATGGCCGCAACTATGAACTTTATCGGTGCTATCACCTTTGTAGGGGTTGCGAAAGCTCTAACAAAAGATATTGTAGACCCTTTTGCTTTAAATGCTTTTGAAGGTGACACGACAGGCTCAGTCGTTATTTTAGCTGCATTAATTTCCGCTATTATTTGGAATTTACTGACATGGTATTTCGGTATTCCCTCCAGCTCTTCACACACATTGATTGGGTCTATTGCTGGTGCTGCTATCGCGTCAGCTGGTTTCAATGTGTTAAACTATGGCGGCTTTACTAAAATCATTATGGCGTTAGTGTTTTCACCTTTACTTGCTATTTGTGCAGGTTTTATTATGATGACACTTTTTAAAATATGGTTTAAAAATTTAAATTTATATCGAACAAATAAAGGTTTCCGCACAATGCAAATTTTCACTGCTGCCATCCAATCGTTCACTCATGGTACAAATGATGCGCAAAAAGCAATGGGAATTATGACGATGGCTTTAATCGCTGGTGGCTTGCATACTGGGGATGAAATACCTTTCTGGGTACGTGCTGCGGCAGCAACAGCAATGGGTCTAGGTACCTCAATTGGTGGTTATAAAATCATTAAAACGGTTGGCGGTAAGATTATGAAAATCCGTCCTGTTAATGGTGTTGCGGCAGATTTAGCATCAGCTACTGTTATTTTTGGCGCTACATTAATTCACTTACCAGTATCAACAACACATGTTATTTCTTCATCCATTATGGGTGTTGGTTCAGCACAGCGTGTACGTGGTGTAAACTGGGGTATGGCTCGTAAGATTGTTACTACTTGGGTTATTACAATGCCCATTTCAGCCGTTATGGCATCTGTTATTTATTTTGTATTATCATTATTCTTTTAACAACAAGACTCCCGTCCACAAAATGGATGGGAGTCTTTACTTTGTCACACGACAAAATGTGACACATCCTTTACACTAATTGAAAAGGGGGATGTATAAACAACTATGAAAACTTTTTCAGCTTTTATTACAGCACATGCGAAAGCAATCGTAGCCATATGGCTTATTATTTTTCTAGCGATGGCGTACTTTGCTTTACAGCTTCCAGGCAAACTTCAAGGTGATGGTTTTTTTGTTGAAGCCGATCATACCTATGTTACCAATGAGCTAGCAGAAAAATTTGATCTACCATCTGATACGATTTTGGTTGTCTTTGATCCAGCTAATGATCAGAAAATTGAAGACACGTTAAAAAAATTAGATAGCATAAAAGAGATCCATTCAATCCAATCACCCTTAGAAGACTCCTCTTTACAGAAAGATGGCATTGCCTATGCTATGGTTCATTTAAAAAATGACGTGGAGAACCTCCCTGATATTGTGGAGGAATTCCGTTCATTAATTGAAAAAGACGGTGTTAGTATTACCGGAGGGCCTGTTATTTCTTCTGACATAAATACAGCCAGTCAAAAGGATTTAGCATCAGCTGAAGCCATTGGATTGCCCATTGCCATCGTGATTCTCTTATTAGCTTTTGGTACAGTTGTAGCTTCTATTTTACCAATTATCATTGGTGTTGTAACAGTGGTTACAGCCTTTGGTATCATGACGCTACTTAGTGCGAATGTAAATTTATCTATTTTCGTCTTAAATATTGTCCCAATGCTTGGGCTGGCTTTAAGCATTGATTTTGCGTTGCTGTTTATCAATCGTTACCGAGAAGAACGCGCTCATACTTCTATTGCACAAGCCATTCAAACTGCTATACAAACAGCAGGACGTTCTATCATT encodes:
- a CDS encoding GNAT family N-acetyltransferase: MLEQVRIHKVMTPKEIAEIQKLNAEIWGSQAIPSHQLLAAVQNGGIVLGAYLDEKLIGFNYCFVGYQDREMYLHSHMIGVEKAYREQGVAELLKHAQQEYAKEHGFQLVRWLIEPLEARLANLAFLKLNATSYQYENDYYGPLRDDFNEGLPSDRLVVEWWIERDQMADSLDELEELAQEIVPWTLTVDGLPVLDVENTFQLEQSFYKDAYLLPIPQSLQKMKVESPKLAEDWRYKIRTILTTLFNQDYAVVRMKKHPEYVHSYLLVRRSLLAL
- a CDS encoding M20 peptidase aminoacylase family protein; the protein is MKEELDHLRPRLMEIFTYLHANPEISWHEVETTNYIVELLTQEGFSPIRFKNSTGLYVDVGNGDPKVGLRTDIDALWQEVDGHFRANHSCGHDGHMTMAIGTLLLLKELQQSFNGTIRVIFQPAEEKGTGALSVLEEGVIDDLDYLFGVHVRPVHELEDGTYCAALYHGASRLLEGEIIGEDAHAARPHLGTNAIEVGATIIEDLRTIHTDPMVPVSVKMTKFHAGGDSGNIIPGNASFTIDIRAQQNKVMDDLAQGVKRVIDSSKLLHKVQIELRTVANIVAAEVDTSAQYLMEQAIIQATGLSNLRKPVHTPGGEDFHHYAVKRPHLKTTMLGLGCGLTPGLHHPKMKFKQARLVTGVEILTRAVLLALESGHKKEASA
- a CDS encoding peptide MFS transporter, translating into MSSKDEVVKSVPQNGFVGHPKGLFTLFFTEFWERFSYYGMRAILIFFMYYELHEGGLGLDRGTANSIMAIYGSLVYMSGIIGGWIADRVLGTRRTIFYGGVLIMIGHLLLALPGGVSMLFASMAFIVMGTGLLKPNVSSIVGDIYAETDSRRDAGFSIFYMGINMGAFIAPFIVGTIGQKYSFHLGFGLAGLGMLIGLIVYKLTEKKYLGLAGLQVNNPLKPEERKKVFLQFGIAALLIIILGAIGIKTGTLTMNVFSFIITALGVLIPTAFFIYMYRSKKTTKDEKSRLLAYIPLFLSAVMFWAIQEQGATILATYADERTQLSIGGIQLQSSWFQSLNPLFVITMAPLFAMLWLKWGDKQPTTPRKFSYALFFAGLSFLVMMIPAHLSGGETLVSPLWLVLSFFLVVVGELLLSPVGLSATTKLAPQAFAAQTMSLWFLTSAAAQAINAQLVKVYEVVSEFTYFGFLGTLSIVVGIIILVLSPIISKAMKGIN
- the hflX gene encoding GTPase HflX codes for the protein MDRIKEVDVLIEKAILVGVNLRNDEHFDYSMEELQNLAEALHVEVVGIVTQNLERVTPSHYVGTGKIEEIKNFYEEAQANLVIFNDELSPSQIRNLERDLATKVIDRTMLILDIFGRRAKTREAQMQVELAQLQYMLPRLVGLHASLSRQGGGTGGGFKNRGAGETKLELDRRKIEDQIAKIKKDLEHVKEQRETQRKQRRKNALPVVSIVGYTNAGKSTIMNQLLTQIGQEEHKQVFEKDMLFATLETSVRQIELPDKKTFLLTDTVGFVSKLPHHLVKAFRSTLEEARDADLLLHVVDVSNAEHGFMMNVTNETLKAVGVEDIPTIYVYNKADIADVPYPVVSGDNIWISAKQGIGLEELVQLIRQHIFSHYVKCDMLIPYDQGNVVSYLNEQASVFNTAYEEDGTLLSLEVKVADYAKYQHYVVN
- the putP gene encoding sodium/proline symporter PutP is translated as MSDNMYQLLAIIIYMVAMLAIGWYAFVKTSNLTDYMLGGRSLGPAVTALSAGAADMSGWLLMGLPGAIFLSGLVEAWIAIGLTIGAYLNWLLVAPRLRVYTQVTNDSITIPSYLDNRLRDNTKLIRIASGIIILLFFTFYVSSGMVAGGKFFESSFGYEYHTGLLIVSAVVVAYTLFGGFLAVSYTDFLQGLIMFLALIMVPIFGLFVTGGIGETISSIKSVNPDLLNLLPATATAAGIISSVAWGLGYFGQPHIIVRFMAISSVKETKQARRIGIGWMMLSLFGAIGTALVGVAYYQQNAGELKDAETVFIVLGQILFHPFIAGIMLAAILAAVMSTISSQLIVTSSALVEDIYKALFNKTADDKHYVFVGRMAVLVVAIIAAILAWNPDSSILSLVGFAWAGFGAAFGPIILLSLYWRKLTNYGALSGMVTGAVTAFIWGKVDALSSALYEIVPGFLVCLIVAVVVSMLTFKPNKEIEEEFTRSEALLKEERK